One Buteo buteo chromosome 5, bButBut1.hap1.1, whole genome shotgun sequence DNA window includes the following coding sequences:
- the LOC142031594 gene encoding uncharacterized protein LOC142031594, with product MYAGRKRKKPVPKSPKPPPPEGVKSNPSKRHRDRLNQELNKLTGLLPFPEDVRTRLDKLSILRLAVGYLKVKSYLMATATDVGDCVLDQLGAPGGNRRMDLQVDRELFPEGELLLQALNGFVIAVTGDGYIFYISPTVQDYLGFHQSDLIYQSVYELIHADDRAAFRRQLHRAPASGSTQHAADAFPTDQPLLAGCSTRSSPQYLHPEKTSVERSFTCRFRCLLDNSSGFLALNFHGRLKFLLGQQKSASDRSPLALFAIATLLQPLSILELQTKMLIFQTKHKLDFTPMACDSRGKVVLGYTETELCRRGSGYQFVHAADMMHCAENHVRMMKTGESGLTVFRLLTKKGGWVWVQANARLVYKGGKPDCIIARQRALSNEEGEEHLRKRKLQLPFSFATGEAVLYGNDLPEFLDSFQTKEELQTQGNSHSKQCSVDPNSLLGAMMKQDASIYISHADNVPQFSLPDLLAEPDGLSQNEEVSDAKEDSDSLLVVIKTLFEKSKVDGNICQTLHSLNVDNAELQQWEEALLSLGAEEELPAQEAGERLGTEATSYVEQMLLREGAGKGMDFLHCSASPCNEENSAVAHFQHCWAANSVFQAPPQPQASGAQGQDAVVSLVSVTSEVSSAQPEQQVPFNPAGPVGGTVLDVLVSSSKSSVALQLGNPGQVLQTEVTTSTPVDNTIPNDQSQPRCKLVGSSCPPPLHPNTLVTRWHNVPAQANPANALGQSASPGGCPSEAWMAIAPKQLEAAGTHLESQTLLACSPETPPGAGLWLVPSQPAPCPAQGSHGSLFSGAGDLRDEEAALPAQASAPLGVSQLPGDGGFPKQPLIPHLEPSFSWEGEQAVLQEDKWFVQCQPWLLQAGAAPQRCDGAGLVQHGGLLLGSSMGPSTHQMDHVVLPECQYGNSLFKHDSNLFRDASKISLPQQLGALPCPSESHPGASCSSLGSVLRCSAALPAKVGAGTLPSSERGPGFPSVSFAGGQPLCACEVQLKVRCEGCRT from the exons CCCCAAACCACCACCCCCTGAGGGTGTGAAGTCCAACCCATCCAAGCGGCATCGAGACCGGCTCAACCAGGAGCTGAACAAGCTGACCGGCTTGCTGCCCTTCCCTGAAGATGTGCGCACCAGGCTTGATAAACTCTCCATCCTCCGACTGGCTGTCGGATACCTGAAGGTGAAGAGCTACTTGATGG CCACAGCTACGGACGTTGGTGACTGTGTGCTGGATCAGCTCGGAGCCCCAGGAGGGAACAGACGAATGGACCTGCAGGTTGACAGAGAGCTGTTTCCTGAGGGAGAACTGCTGCTCCAG GCACTCAATGGATTTGTCATTGCCGTGACCGGAGATGGCTACATCTTCTACATCTCCCCTACTGTGCAGGACTACCTGGGCTTTCATCAG TCAGATCTCATCTACCAGAGCGTGTACGAGCTGATCCATGCGGACGACAGAGCTGCCTTCCGCCGCCAGCTGCACAGGGCCCCGGCGTCTGGCAGCACCCAGCACGCTGCCGATG CCTTTCCCACTGACCAGCCACTGCTGGCTGGATGCAGCACCAGGTCCAGCCCACAGTACCTCCACCCCGAGAAGACCTCTGTGGAGAGGAGCTTCACCTGCCGCTTCCGCTGCTTGCTGGATAACTCCTCAGGATTTCTG GCCTTGAATTTCCATGGGCGCTTGAAATTCCTTCTCGGGCAGCAGAAGTCAGCATCGGACAGGTCCCCGCTTGCTCTCTTTGCCATTGCAACTCTCCTTCAGCCACTCTCCATCCTGGAGCTTCAGACCAAGATGCTGATCTTCCAGACGAAGCACAAGCTGGACTTCACTCCCATGGCCTGTGATTCCCG GGGGAAGGTTGTCCTGGGGTACACGGAAACGGAGCTGTGCAGGAGGGGGTCAGGGTACCAGTTTGTGCACGCGGCTGACATGATGCACTGCGCGGAGAACCATGTGAGAA tgaTGAAGACAGGGGAGAGCGGGCTGACTGTTTTCCGGCTGCTGACCAAGAAGGGTGGCTGGGTGTGGGTGCAGGCCAATGCCCGGCTGGTGTACAAAGGGGGCAAGCCTGACTGCATCATTGCCCGGCAGCGAGCCCTGTC GAATGAAGAAGGGGAGGAACATCTGCGaaagagaaagctgcagctgcctTTTAGCTTTGCCACAGGGGAAGCAGTCTTGTACGGGAATGACCTTCCCGAGTTCCTGGACTCCTTCCAGACTAAGGAGGAGTTACAGACACAAGGAAACTCCCACTCGAAGCAGTGCTCGGTAGACCCCAACTCTCTTCTTGGGGCCATGATGAAGCAGGATGCATCCATATACATCTCCCATGCTGATAACGTGCCTCAGTTCTCCTTGCCAGATCTCCTCGCTGAGCCTGATGGACTGAGCCAGAATGAGGAAGTTAGTGATGCCAAGGAGGACAGCGACTCCCTCCTGGTCGTTATCAAAACCCTCTTTGAGAAAAGCAAAGTGGATGGAAACATCTGCCAGACCCTCCATAGCCTCAACGTGGACAAcgcagagctgcagcagtgggAGGAGGCTCTGCTCAGTTTGGGTGCAGAGGAGGAGCTGCCAGCTCAGGAGGCTGGCGAGAGGCTGGGCACCGAGGCGACATCCTATGTGGAGCAGATGCTCCTCAGGGAGGGTGCTGGGAAGGGCATGGACTTTCTGCACTGCAGTGCATCACCCTGCAATGAGGAAAACAGTGCTGTGGCTCAtttccagcactgctgggcAGCTAATTCAGTGTTTCAAGCTCCACCACAGCCCCAGGCATCTGGTGCACaaggccaggatgctgttgtcTCTCTAGTCTCTGTTACATCCGAGGTCAGCTCTGCTCAACCAGAACAGCAGGTCCCATTTAACCCAGCCGGGCCGGTGGGAGGGACAGTTCTGGATGTCCTGGTCTCCAGCAGCAAGTCCTCTGTAGCACTTCAGCTGGGAAATCCGGGACAAGTGCTTCAAACAGAAGTTACCACCTCTACTCCTGTAGATAACACTATTCCTAATGATCAGAGCCAGCCTCGGTGCAAGTTGGTGGGGTCAAGCTGCCCACCTCCGTTGCACCCAAACACACTAGTGACTCGGTGGCACAATGTCCCAGCCCAGGCAAACCCAGCCAATGCTTTGGGTCAGAGCGCTTCTCCTGGAGGTTGCCCATCAGAGGCTTGGATGGCCATAGCTCCGAAACAGCTGGAAGCTGCAGGAACGCATCTGGAGTCACAAACTCTCCTGGCTTGCAGCCCTGAGACCCCCCCGGGGGCTGGGCTGTGGTTGGTGCCCTCCCAACCTGCTCCTTGCCCTGCACAAGGCTCGCATGGGTCCTTGTtctctggggctggggaccTCCGTGATGAGGAGGCTGCTCTCCCTGCACAAGCATCAGCACCCTTAGGAGTCAGCCAGCTGCCAGGGGATGGTGGCTTCCCTAAACAGCCCCTGATACCCCACCTAGAGCCCAGCTTTTcctgggaaggggagcaggCAGTGCTCCAAGAGGACAAGTGGTTTGTGCAGTGCCAGCCATGGCTCCTGCAGGCTGGGGCAGCTCCTCAGAGATGCGATGGGGCAGGTCTGGTGCAACACGGTGGACTGCTGCTGGGGTCCAGCATGGGTCCTAGCACCCACCAGATGGACCACGTTGTGCTGCCCGAGTGCCAGTATGGAAATAGCCTTTTTAAACACGACAGCAACCTTTTTAGAGATGCTTCTAAAAtatcccttccccagcagctgggTGCTTTGCCTTGCCCCAGCGAGAGCCACCCTGGAGCATCATGTTCCTCACTGGGCTCGGTTTTGAGGTGctcagcagctctccctgcgAAGGTGGGTGCAGGAACACTGCCATCCTCCGAGCGGGGCCCTGGCTTCCCATCAGTGTCCTTTGCGGGTGGGCAGCCGCTCTGTGCCTGCGAGGTCCAGCTCAAGGTGAGGTGCGAGGGCTGCAGGACCTGA